The Myxococcota bacterium genome contains a region encoding:
- a CDS encoding MTH1187 family thiamine-binding protein → MAIAAVSISPVGAGTSVSSYVAAALRVVRAQDRVGYRLDPMFTTLEGELADIYALVQAMQEAVFAAGAERVGTVLKIDDRRDRAVAMQEKVDRVEGLLADEG, encoded by the coding sequence ATGGCCATCGCCGCCGTCAGCATCTCGCCCGTGGGCGCGGGCACCAGCGTCTCGAGCTACGTGGCGGCCGCGCTGCGGGTGGTCCGCGCTCAGGACCGCGTGGGTTATCGCCTCGACCCGATGTTCACGACCCTCGAGGGCGAGCTGGCCGACATCTACGCCCTGGTTCAGGCGATGCAGGAGGCCGTGTTCGCCGCCGGGGCCGAGCGCGTCGGCACCGTGCTCAAGATCGACGACCGCCGCGATCGCGCCGTTGCGATGCAGGAGAAGGTCGACCGGGTCGAGGGGCTGCTCGCAGACGAAGGGTGA
- a CDS encoding aspartate aminotransferase family protein, with protein MAAPTDQLPALVTRVPGPRSRALAERLAAVESRNVTCLEPEAPIFWERAQGANVWDVDGNRFVDLSGAFGVANAGHAHPEVVAAVARQSEQLMHGMGDVHPSAVKVELLEALAARFPGGGPARAVLGSSGSDAVEAALKTALLATGKSDVLAFEGGYHGLGMGALDLTARGDFKEPFRARLPARTHHARFGDIADVRRVAAAHADTLAAVIVEPIQGRGGERVPPDDFLPELRALCDAHGWLLIADEVYTGFGRTGAGFACEHADVVPDLLCVAKGLSSGMPLSACIGRREVMDAWPASMGEALHTQTFLGHPPSCAAALASLEVIDREGLAARAAELGGKALAQLRERLGETVAVEEVRGRGLMIGVACRNAEVSLHAVRSLLGRGFITLPSGDHGQVIGLSPPLTIGREAWDAALDAIAEVLA; from the coding sequence GTGGCCGCCCCGACCGACCAGCTCCCCGCGCTCGTGACGCGCGTGCCGGGACCGCGGTCCCGGGCGCTCGCCGAGCGTCTGGCCGCGGTCGAATCCCGCAACGTCACCTGTCTCGAGCCCGAGGCGCCGATCTTCTGGGAACGTGCCCAGGGCGCCAACGTCTGGGACGTCGACGGCAACCGCTTCGTCGATCTGTCCGGCGCCTTCGGCGTGGCGAACGCGGGCCACGCCCACCCCGAGGTGGTGGCCGCCGTCGCCCGCCAGTCCGAGCAGCTGATGCACGGCATGGGCGACGTCCACCCGTCCGCGGTGAAGGTCGAACTCCTCGAAGCTCTGGCCGCGCGCTTTCCGGGAGGTGGCCCCGCGCGCGCCGTCCTCGGGTCGTCGGGAAGCGACGCCGTCGAGGCCGCGCTGAAGACGGCCCTGCTCGCCACGGGGAAGAGCGACGTCCTCGCCTTCGAGGGCGGCTACCACGGCCTCGGAATGGGCGCCCTCGACCTGACGGCGCGCGGTGACTTCAAGGAGCCGTTCCGCGCGCGGCTCCCGGCGCGCACGCACCACGCCCGTTTCGGAGACATCGCGGACGTGCGTCGCGTTGCCGCCGCCCACGCCGACACCCTTGCCGCGGTGATCGTCGAGCCGATCCAAGGGCGGGGGGGAGAACGCGTACCGCCCGACGACTTCCTGCCCGAACTGCGCGCGCTCTGCGATGCCCACGGCTGGCTGCTGATCGCCGACGAGGTCTACACGGGCTTCGGTCGCACCGGAGCGGGCTTCGCCTGCGAACACGCCGACGTCGTCCCGGATCTCTTGTGCGTGGCGAAGGGCCTCAGCTCGGGGATGCCCCTCTCGGCGTGCATCGGCCGGCGCGAGGTGATGGACGCCTGGCCCGCTTCCATGGGCGAGGCCCTCCACACCCAGACCTTCCTCGGACACCCGCCCAGCTGCGCGGCGGCACTGGCGTCACTCGAGGTGATCGACCGCGAAGGACTGGCCGCGCGCGCGGCGGAGCTCGGCGGCAAAGCGCTGGCGCAACTGCGCGAGCGCCTCGGCGAGACCGTCGCGGTCGAGGAGGTGCGAGGCCGCGGGCTGATGATCGGCGTCGCCTGTCGCAACGCCGAGGTCTCGCTGCACGCCGTGCGTTCGCTCCTCGGCCGCGGCTTCATCACGCTGCCCTCGGGCGACCACGGCCAGGTGATCGGACTGTCGCCGCCGCTCACGATCGGGCGCGAGGCCTGGGACGCCGCCCTCGACGCGATCGCGGAGGTGCTGGCGTGA
- a CDS encoding acyl-CoA reductase has translation MNADALRREIAALDAAATALRARPAERVVAALGATLERFRDANAPERQRLEAALPRAVGFSAPVVQAGLERALAPWTADAFAALAERELHCDGVWAKGAASTAVILAGSLPMPSLLGMLAPLAARSPTRVKPASRDPLTPTLVAEALAAVDPDLARALRVTPAASDDEDAMGVLLEAACVVATGSDATVDAIAARIAPSQRLLRHGHKLSLAWLGPEATGAELARAAAGLAVDVCLWDQLGCLSPLAIFVAGDTDACQAVGAALGEALDHQSAAWPRGAVPADAQAAQAHERANAELRAAAEGRVALFRGDPHPWTVVCEADLGVRPAPLYRFVRVHPLGDTPVETALAPYARHLAGVALAGHADPDTAEARMRALGASWVCAPGQLQAPPLEWPRGGMPVLGSLVP, from the coding sequence GTGAACGCGGACGCCCTGCGCCGAGAGATCGCGGCGCTCGACGCGGCAGCGACGGCCTTGCGCGCGCGCCCGGCGGAGCGTGTCGTCGCCGCGCTCGGCGCGACCCTCGAGCGCTTCCGCGACGCCAACGCTCCGGAGCGACAGCGGCTGGAAGCCGCGCTGCCCCGCGCCGTCGGTTTCTCGGCCCCGGTGGTCCAGGCCGGGCTCGAACGCGCGCTCGCCCCCTGGACCGCCGACGCGTTCGCCGCGCTCGCCGAACGCGAGCTGCATTGCGATGGCGTCTGGGCGAAGGGGGCCGCGTCCACCGCGGTGATCCTCGCCGGAAGCCTTCCCATGCCGAGCCTGCTCGGGATGCTCGCGCCGCTCGCGGCGCGATCGCCGACGCGGGTGAAGCCGGCCTCGCGGGATCCACTCACACCGACACTCGTCGCCGAAGCGCTGGCCGCCGTCGACCCGGACCTCGCCCGCGCCCTGCGCGTGACACCCGCGGCGAGCGACGACGAGGACGCCATGGGCGTGCTGCTCGAGGCCGCTTGCGTCGTCGCAACGGGCTCCGACGCGACCGTCGACGCGATCGCGGCGCGCATCGCTCCGAGCCAGCGGCTCCTGCGCCACGGTCACAAGCTGTCGCTCGCCTGGCTCGGTCCCGAAGCCACGGGTGCAGAACTGGCACGCGCCGCGGCCGGCCTCGCCGTCGACGTCTGCTTGTGGGACCAGCTCGGCTGCTTGTCTCCATTGGCGATCTTCGTGGCGGGAGACACGGATGCGTGTCAAGCGGTCGGTGCAGCGCTCGGAGAGGCCCTCGACCACCAGAGCGCCGCTTGGCCGCGGGGCGCGGTGCCCGCCGACGCCCAGGCGGCCCAGGCCCACGAGCGGGCGAACGCCGAGCTACGAGCTGCAGCGGAGGGTCGCGTCGCCCTGTTCCGCGGCGATCCCCATCCCTGGACCGTCGTCTGCGAGGCCGACCTCGGCGTGCGGCCGGCTCCGCTCTACCGCTTCGTGCGCGTCCATCCGTTGGGGGACACGCCGGTCGAGACCGCCCTGGCCCCCTACGCCCGACACCTCGCCGGAGTCGCGCTCGCGGGCCACGCCGACCCGGACACCGCCGAGGCGCGGATGCGCGCGCTGGGCGCGAGCTGGGTCTGCGCGCCGGGCCAACTTCAAGCGCCGCCCCTAGAGTGGCCTCGTGGCGGGATGCCCGTCCTCGGTTCCCTGGTCCCCTGA
- the sufB gene encoding Fe-S cluster assembly protein SufB — protein sequence MSESENATLERLANQEYQYGFVTDIESESIPPGLNEDVVRLISAKKEEPEWLLEWRLKALRRFLEMLEEKHEPTWAQVSYPEIDYQDIIYYSAPKAKKELESLDEVDPELLATYEKLGISLSEQKRLSGVAVDAVFDSVSVATTFRGELEKLGIIFCSFSEAVKEHPELIRKYLGSVVPYSDNFFACLNSAVFSDGSFAYIPKGVRCPMELSTYFRINSAGTGQFERTLLVADEEAYVSYLEGCTAPMRDENQLHAAVVELVALDDAEIKYSTVQNWYPGDKEGKGGIYNFVTKRGACRGKRSKISWTQVETGSAITWKYPSCILQGDDSVGEFYSVAMTNNRQQADTGTKMLHIGKNTKSTIISKGISAGRGEQSYRGLVRIGPKATGARNYSQCDSLLLGDECGAHTFPYLEVKNSEATVEHEATTSKIGEDQLFYCMQRGLSEEDAVSMIVNGFCKEVLRELPMEFAVEAQNLLGVSLEGAVG from the coding sequence GTGTCCGAATCCGAAAACGCCACCCTCGAGCGACTCGCCAACCAGGAATACCAGTACGGCTTCGTCACGGACATCGAGTCCGAGTCGATTCCGCCGGGCCTGAACGAAGACGTCGTGCGCCTGATCTCGGCGAAGAAGGAAGAGCCCGAGTGGCTGCTCGAGTGGCGTCTCAAGGCGCTGCGTCGCTTCCTCGAGATGCTCGAGGAGAAGCACGAGCCGACCTGGGCCCAGGTCTCGTATCCGGAGATCGACTACCAGGACATCATCTACTACTCGGCCCCGAAGGCGAAGAAAGAGCTCGAGAGTCTCGACGAGGTCGACCCGGAGCTGCTCGCCACCTACGAGAAGCTCGGCATTTCTCTCTCGGAGCAGAAGCGCCTGTCGGGCGTGGCGGTCGATGCCGTGTTCGACAGCGTGTCGGTCGCGACCACCTTCAGGGGCGAGCTCGAGAAGCTCGGGATCATCTTCTGCTCCTTCTCAGAAGCGGTGAAGGAACACCCCGAGCTCATCCGGAAGTACCTGGGCAGCGTCGTGCCCTACTCGGACAACTTCTTCGCCTGCCTGAACTCGGCGGTCTTCAGTGACGGCTCGTTCGCCTACATCCCGAAGGGCGTGCGTTGCCCGATGGAGCTGTCGACCTACTTCCGGATCAACTCGGCGGGCACCGGCCAGTTCGAGCGTACGCTGCTCGTCGCCGACGAGGAGGCCTACGTCTCCTACCTCGAGGGCTGCACCGCCCCGATGCGCGACGAGAACCAGCTGCACGCCGCTGTGGTCGAGCTCGTCGCCCTCGACGATGCCGAGATCAAGTACTCGACGGTGCAGAACTGGTACCCGGGCGACAAGGAAGGCAAGGGCGGCATCTACAACTTCGTCACGAAGCGCGGTGCGTGCCGCGGCAAGCGCTCGAAGATCTCCTGGACCCAGGTCGAGACCGGGTCGGCGATCACCTGGAAGTACCCCTCGTGCATCCTGCAGGGGGACGACTCGGTGGGCGAGTTCTATTCGGTGGCGATGACCAACAACCGCCAGCAGGCCGACACCGGCACGAAGATGCTCCACATCGGCAAGAACACGAAGAGCACGATCATCTCGAAGGGCATCTCGGCGGGACGCGGTGAGCAGAGCTACCGCGGCCTGGTGCGGATCGGACCGAAGGCCACTGGCGCGCGGAACTACTCCCAGTGCGACTCGCTGCTGCTCGGCGACGAGTGCGGCGCCCACACCTTCCCCTATCTCGAGGTGAAGAACTCGGAGGCCACCGTCGAGCACGAGGCCACCACCAGCAAGATCGGTGAGGACCAGCTCTTCTACTGCATGCAGCGGGGCCTCTCGGAAGAAGACGCCGTCTCGATGATCGTGAACGGTTTCTGCAAGGAAGTCCTGCGCGAGCTCCCGATGGAGTTCGCCGTCGAAGCCCAGAATCTGCTGGGCGTGAGTCTCGAAGGAGCCGTGGGCTGA
- a CDS encoding phosphoadenylyl-sulfate reductase, protein MASTEPRVLSNHVRSQIESGEAENWSPQEILTWGIKYFRPKIALSCSFGAPEGLVLLDMMHRIDPRSRVFVLDTGRLPQATFDLIDRVRDRYDKKVEVIAPNGSDVATMVTEHGMNLFYDSVEQRQRCCNVRKVQPLNAYLSGLEAWVTGLRRDQNVTRTDTPKIQIDHTHGGMVKLSPIADWTRDQVMEYVAAHNVPTNRLHAKGYPSVGCEPCSRAVRPGEDSRAGRWWWESAETRECGIHVGEENQGSGI, encoded by the coding sequence ATGGCCTCTACCGAACCCCGTGTCCTTTCGAATCACGTTCGAAGCCAAATCGAGAGCGGTGAGGCCGAGAACTGGAGCCCCCAAGAGATTCTGACTTGGGGAATCAAGTATTTCCGTCCGAAGATCGCGTTGTCGTGTTCCTTCGGAGCGCCCGAGGGCCTCGTGCTCCTCGACATGATGCATCGCATCGACCCGCGCTCCCGGGTCTTCGTGCTCGACACCGGCCGGCTGCCCCAGGCGACCTTCGACCTGATCGACCGGGTGCGCGACCGCTACGACAAGAAGGTCGAAGTGATCGCACCGAACGGCTCGGACGTCGCCACGATGGTCACCGAGCACGGCATGAACCTCTTCTACGATTCGGTCGAGCAGCGCCAGCGCTGCTGCAACGTCCGCAAGGTGCAGCCGCTCAACGCCTACCTGTCGGGCCTCGAGGCCTGGGTGACGGGCCTGCGCCGCGATCAGAACGTCACGCGCACCGACACCCCGAAGATCCAGATCGACCACACCCACGGCGGGATGGTGAAGCTGAGCCCGATCGCCGACTGGACCCGCGACCAGGTCATGGAATACGTGGCCGCGCACAACGTCCCCACCAACCGCCTGCACGCGAAGGGGTATCCTTCGGTGGGCTGCGAGCCCTGCTCGCGGGCCGTCCGACCCGGCGAAGACTCCCGGGCCGGCCGCTGGTGGTGGGAGAGCGCCGAGACCCGCGAGTGCGGGATCCACGTCGGCGAAGAGAATCAGGGATCGGGGATCTGA
- a CDS encoding fumarylacetoacetate hydrolase family protein, whose protein sequence is MQLVSFALDPRDPLVSRTRDAGPEDVPLDRHALRLGALLEYGEGGQAVVDLARALAVKLGREDAGAPEAEAESRIPADPRRFLEHGAPALASAREALAFATAAVSDYEGPDLRSAGIVVPRSSVRLSSPVPQPGKLIGVARNYADHARERGAASLPEEPVLFLKASSCVVGPRDDIVVPHAVTQPDYEGELAVVVGSRATAVGPREATAAIAGYCVANDVSARDYQNVRGQHFIGKSCDTFAPLGPALVTSDEIADPQDLGIRTRVSGEIRQEGRTKDMLFSVAEIVAFASHLFTLEPGDVILTGTPSGVGAASDPPRWLRDGDVVEIEIEGVGRLVNHVRFERGAS, encoded by the coding sequence GTGCAGCTGGTGAGCTTCGCCCTGGACCCGCGGGACCCGTTGGTCTCGCGTACCCGCGACGCCGGCCCCGAGGACGTGCCCCTCGATCGGCACGCCCTCCGCCTCGGCGCCCTCCTCGAGTACGGCGAGGGCGGACAGGCGGTGGTCGATCTCGCGCGGGCGCTGGCCGTCAAGCTCGGGCGCGAAGACGCGGGTGCCCCGGAAGCCGAGGCCGAGTCGCGCATTCCCGCCGACCCGCGCCGTTTCCTCGAGCACGGGGCCCCTGCCCTCGCGAGCGCGCGCGAAGCCCTCGCCTTCGCGACCGCCGCGGTGAGCGACTACGAGGGGCCCGACCTGCGCAGCGCCGGCATCGTCGTGCCACGCTCCTCGGTGCGGCTCTCGTCGCCGGTGCCGCAGCCGGGGAAGTTGATCGGCGTCGCTCGCAACTACGCCGACCACGCCCGGGAACGCGGGGCCGCTTCGCTTCCCGAGGAACCGGTGCTCTTCCTCAAGGCGAGTTCGTGCGTGGTCGGGCCGCGCGACGACATCGTCGTCCCGCACGCGGTGACCCAGCCCGACTACGAGGGCGAGCTCGCCGTCGTCGTCGGCTCCCGCGCCACAGCGGTCGGCCCGCGCGAGGCGACGGCGGCGATCGCAGGCTACTGCGTCGCGAACGACGTCAGCGCCCGCGACTACCAGAACGTGCGCGGCCAGCACTTCATCGGGAAATCCTGCGACACGTTCGCGCCGCTGGGTCCGGCCCTCGTCACTTCCGACGAGATCGCCGACCCCCAGGATCTCGGCATCCGCACCCGCGTGTCCGGAGAGATCCGCCAGGAAGGGCGCACGAAGGACATGCTCTTCTCGGTGGCCGAGATCGTCGCCTTCGCGTCCCACCTGTTCACGCTCGAGCCGGGGGACGTAATCCTCACCGGCACCCCGAGCGGGGTCGGCGCGGCTTCGGACCCCCCGCGCTGGCTACGCGATGGCGACGTCGTCGAGATCGAGATCGAAGGCGTGGGACGCCTGGTGAACCACGTGCGCTTCGAACGCGGCGCGTCCTAG
- the sufC gene encoding Fe-S cluster assembly ATPase SufC, which translates to MGDALLSLESVHARAGDADILNGLDLEIRPGEVHAIMGPNGSGKSTLANVLAGRPSVEVTGGNVHFEGQDLTALSAEERARAGIFLAFQYPVEIPGVANMYFLKAALNAVRSARGEDELDAMDFLTLAREKMKLVEMDEKLMQRSVNEGFSGGEKKRNEILQMAILEPKLAILDETDSGLDIDALRIVAGGVNALRSPDRSMLLITHYQRLLDYIVPDVVHVLAGGKIVKSGGKELALELEEKGYGWVEEAKAG; encoded by the coding sequence ATGGGTGACGCTCTTCTCTCTCTCGAATCGGTCCACGCCCGGGCGGGCGACGCCGACATCCTGAACGGGCTCGACCTCGAGATCCGTCCCGGCGAAGTGCACGCGATCATGGGGCCCAACGGCTCCGGCAAGAGCACGCTCGCCAATGTGCTCGCGGGGCGCCCGTCGGTGGAAGTCACCGGGGGCAACGTGCACTTCGAGGGTCAGGACCTGACCGCGCTCTCGGCCGAAGAACGCGCCCGCGCGGGCATCTTCCTGGCCTTCCAGTACCCGGTGGAGATCCCCGGCGTCGCGAACATGTACTTCCTGAAGGCCGCGCTCAACGCGGTACGCAGTGCCCGCGGTGAAGACGAGCTCGACGCCATGGACTTCCTGACCCTCGCCCGCGAGAAGATGAAGCTCGTCGAGATGGACGAGAAGCTGATGCAGCGCTCGGTGAACGAGGGCTTCTCGGGCGGCGAGAAGAAGCGCAACGAGATCCTGCAGATGGCGATCCTCGAACCGAAGCTCGCGATCCTCGACGAGACCGACTCGGGCCTCGACATCGACGCGCTGCGGATCGTCGCCGGCGGGGTCAACGCACTGCGCAGCCCCGACCGCTCGATGCTGCTGATCACCCACTACCAGCGCCTGCTCGACTACATCGTCCCCGACGTGGTGCACGTCCTCGCCGGCGGGAAGATCGTGAAGAGCGGCGGCAAGGAACTGGCCCTCGAGCTCGAAGAGAAGGGCTACGGCTGGGTCGAGGAAGCGAAGGCCGGATGA
- a CDS encoding SUF system Fe-S cluster assembly regulator produces the protein MLRLGRLTDYGIVLMAHLASAGEGPRNARELATETQLPLPAVSKLLKTLTREGLLTSSRGVKGGYQLAKRASEIRVTQMIEALEGPIALTDCTLHEGACAQEARCHVRSPWQQINRAIHDALSCISLADLAGNQGVSGFTPLANFAIGADRDVSPGSS, from the coding sequence ATGTTGCGCCTCGGCCGCCTCACCGACTACGGCATCGTTCTGATGGCGCATCTCGCGTCCGCCGGCGAAGGGCCGCGCAACGCCCGGGAGCTGGCCACCGAGACCCAGCTGCCGCTGCCGGCGGTGAGCAAGCTGCTGAAGACCTTGACCCGGGAGGGGCTGCTCACCTCGTCGCGCGGAGTGAAGGGCGGCTATCAGCTCGCGAAGCGGGCGAGCGAGATCCGCGTCACCCAGATGATTGAGGCGCTCGAAGGACCGATCGCGCTTACCGATTGCACCCTGCACGAAGGCGCCTGCGCGCAGGAAGCGCGCTGCCACGTCCGCTCTCCCTGGCAGCAGATCAACCGGGCGATCCACGACGCCCTTTCTTGTATTTCACTCGCCGACCTGGCGGGCAACCAGGGCGTGAGCGGCTTCACGCCGCTGGCGAACTTCGCGATCGGAGCCGACCGCGACGTCTCGCCTGGAAGCTCCTGA
- the sufD gene encoding Fe-S cluster assembly protein SufD, translating into MSSRLDDARDRFVADHAPFVAARGDEPAWLAAKRRDAIDQFAAQGLPHTRLEEWRYTNLAPLAERVLQPATAASVDRAQLEALATPLFACSLFVFGNGHAQPELSSQPELPGGARCDRLAGLFEDGASPLEARLDHYVDPKLHPFAALNSAYLADGALVRVPRNHRVEQPVHLVFASGLGDRPQATHPRVVIVAEAGSELTLVQDHVSAGQTPGFTNAVTEVHVGAGARVRVVLLQREHDDQIHVSNLQVRQERDSQFSAHTLTLGGRLVRNDAGIVLADRGADCQLDGLFVGGGDAVIDNHTEVDHAVPHCTSRELYKGVLGGSARGVFRGRVIVRPDAQKTAAEQSNPNLLLGGKAEVNTKPQLEIYADDVKCSHGSTIGRIDENALFYLRSRAIGEERARDLLTRAFALEVLERLPGQALQEGLDDTVLDSLRRARREVPA; encoded by the coding sequence ATGAGCAGCCGACTCGACGACGCCCGCGACCGCTTCGTCGCGGACCACGCACCCTTCGTCGCCGCCCGCGGCGACGAGCCCGCCTGGCTCGCCGCGAAACGGCGCGACGCCATCGACCAGTTCGCGGCCCAGGGGCTGCCCCACACGCGGCTGGAAGAGTGGCGCTACACGAACCTCGCGCCGCTGGCCGAGCGCGTGTTGCAGCCGGCGACCGCCGCTTCGGTGGATCGCGCCCAGCTGGAAGCGCTCGCGACCCCGCTCTTCGCCTGCAGCCTGTTCGTGTTCGGGAACGGCCACGCCCAGCCCGAGCTCTCGAGCCAGCCCGAGCTGCCGGGTGGCGCGCGCTGCGACCGCCTCGCCGGGCTCTTCGAGGACGGCGCGAGCCCTCTCGAAGCGCGCCTCGACCACTACGTGGATCCGAAGCTCCACCCCTTCGCCGCGCTGAACTCGGCCTACCTCGCCGACGGCGCCCTGGTACGCGTGCCGCGCAATCACCGGGTCGAGCAGCCGGTGCACCTGGTGTTCGCGAGCGGCCTGGGTGACCGACCTCAGGCCACCCACCCGCGCGTCGTGATCGTCGCCGAGGCGGGCAGCGAGCTGACCCTGGTGCAGGACCACGTCAGCGCCGGCCAGACCCCCGGGTTCACCAACGCCGTGACCGAAGTCCACGTCGGCGCGGGCGCACGCGTGCGCGTGGTGCTGTTGCAGCGCGAGCACGACGACCAGATCCACGTCTCGAACCTCCAGGTACGCCAGGAACGCGACAGCCAGTTCTCGGCCCACACGCTCACTCTCGGAGGCCGGCTCGTCCGCAACGACGCCGGCATCGTGCTCGCCGACCGCGGGGCCGACTGCCAGCTCGACGGCCTCTTCGTCGGCGGTGGCGACGCCGTGATCGACAACCACACCGAAGTCGACCACGCGGTGCCCCACTGCACCAGCCGCGAGCTCTACAAGGGCGTCCTGGGCGGGAGCGCGCGCGGCGTCTTCCGCGGTCGCGTGATCGTGCGACCCGACGCCCAGAAGACCGCCGCCGAACAGTCGAACCCGAACCTGCTGCTCGGCGGCAAGGCCGAGGTGAACACGAAGCCTCAGCTCGAGATCTACGCCGACGACGTGAAGTGCAGCCACGGCTCGACCATCGGCCGCATCGACGAGAATGCGCTCTTCTACCTCCGCTCGCGCGCGATCGGCGAGGAGCGGGCCCGCGATCTGCTCACCCGCGCCTTCGCGCTGGAAGTGCTCGAACGCCTGCCCGGCCAGGCCCTGCAGGAAGGTCTCGACGACACGGTTCTCGACAGTCTGCGACGCGCCCGCCGCGAGGTGCCCGCATGA
- a CDS encoding twin-arginine translocation signal domain-containing protein → MHGRDTGKSAREAHWSRRAFLKHGAVVGAGAALAPWSALADTHAGKLPTQLLEDSEFVYISPLKSDGNESSCHGEVWYGWLDDSVVINTAPGTWKGRALAKGLDRAKVWVGNHGRWKGLLGKNEAFRKAPFFEAKVTSVEGDPALLNRLLALYETKYPAEIADWRDRMRRGYETGERLLLRYAPV, encoded by the coding sequence ATGCACGGACGCGACACGGGGAAATCGGCGCGGGAGGCTCATTGGAGCCGCCGCGCGTTCTTGAAGCACGGCGCCGTCGTCGGAGCGGGCGCCGCGCTCGCGCCCTGGTCGGCGCTCGCCGACACCCACGCGGGCAAGCTGCCGACCCAGCTGCTCGAGGACAGCGAGTTCGTCTACATCTCACCGCTCAAGAGCGACGGGAACGAGAGCAGCTGTCACGGCGAGGTCTGGTACGGCTGGCTCGACGACAGCGTCGTGATCAACACGGCGCCCGGCACCTGGAAGGGGCGCGCGCTGGCCAAGGGCCTCGATCGCGCCAAGGTCTGGGTCGGGAACCACGGTCGCTGGAAGGGCCTGCTCGGGAAGAACGAGGCGTTCCGCAAGGCGCCGTTCTTCGAGGCGAAGGTCACCTCGGTGGAAGGGGATCCGGCGCTCTTGAATCGCCTGCTCGCCCTCTACGAGACGAAGTACCCGGCCGAGATCGCCGATTGGCGCGACCGCATGCGCCGCGGCTACGAGACCGGCGAACGCCTGCTGCTGCGATACGCGCCGGTCTAG
- the folK gene encoding 2-amino-4-hydroxy-6-hydroxymethyldihydropteridine diphosphokinase, whose product MKAPRATHSAALEPVHRIGVGGQPLVWLAHASGPDAAARDAGLAGLGFDVVRPTLAQDGSRESLRAALQAHLRDVCGFVAVTAVGVGAAAAAAIELAQRFPGWVRQLVLQPDGAALTVAGDEHATPTWVLDDGAFARAHGASFSRLVCRPLAAGADPTRRASALLGTLHFEARAVPVPPGGSTALVALGSNLGCREAHLAHACARLRSHPEIGNLGVSRVYETAPVGPGDQGRYLNAAVRFETLLPPEALLDLLLEIEGERGRERSVRNAARTLDLDLLFYDTARFRTPRLEVPHPRLAERGFVLEPLCDLEPERRLADGETIAERAAALRDPAAVRVRAA is encoded by the coding sequence GTGAAGGCGCCTCGTGCCACGCATTCCGCTGCGCTCGAGCCGGTCCACCGCATCGGGGTGGGAGGCCAGCCGCTCGTGTGGCTCGCGCACGCGTCGGGGCCAGACGCCGCCGCGCGCGACGCAGGCCTGGCCGGGCTGGGTTTCGACGTCGTACGCCCGACGCTGGCGCAGGACGGGAGTCGCGAGTCGCTGCGCGCGGCGCTCCAGGCGCATCTCCGGGACGTCTGCGGCTTCGTCGCGGTGACGGCGGTCGGGGTGGGGGCGGCTGCGGCCGCTGCGATCGAGCTGGCCCAGCGTTTCCCGGGTTGGGTGCGACAGCTCGTGCTGCAACCCGACGGTGCGGCGCTGACGGTCGCGGGCGACGAGCACGCCACCCCGACCTGGGTGCTCGACGACGGCGCGTTCGCGCGGGCACATGGGGCGTCATTCTCGAGACTCGTGTGTCGACCGCTCGCAGCCGGCGCGGATCCGACCCGGCGCGCGTCGGCGCTGCTGGGCACGCTGCATTTCGAAGCGCGCGCGGTCCCCGTGCCTCCCGGTGGCTCCACTGCGCTGGTGGCCCTGGGCTCGAACCTGGGCTGCCGGGAAGCGCATCTCGCCCACGCCTGCGCGCGGCTGCGCAGCCACCCCGAGATCGGGAACCTCGGGGTCTCCCGGGTGTACGAGACGGCGCCCGTCGGTCCGGGCGACCAGGGCCGCTACCTGAACGCCGCCGTGCGCTTCGAGACGCTGCTCCCGCCCGAGGCGCTTCTCGATCTGCTGCTCGAGATCGAAGGCGAGCGCGGACGCGAGCGCAGCGTGCGCAACGCGGCGCGCACCCTCGACCTGGATCTGCTCTTCTACGACACGGCGCGCTTCCGCACCCCGCGCCTCGAAGTGCCGCACCCGCGGCTCGCAGAGCGAGGCTTCGTCCTCGAACCGCTCTGCGATCTCGAACCCGAGCGACGTCTCGCCGACGGCGAGACTATCGCCGAGCGCGCCGCCGCCTTGCGCGACCCCGCGGCCGTGCGCGTGCGCGCGGCCTGA